The Bacillus sp. F19 DNA segment CTGTCCCTACTGCTCCAATGGGGATCTATTCTGAAAAAGTCAAATCACTCAGTGAAGTGAAAGAGGGGGCGACTGTCGCCATTCCAAATGATCCAACGAACGCAGCGCGTGCGCTTCAAATTTTGAAAGATGGAGGATTAGTTGAGCTGAATGAAGATGTGAGTCCTATCCAAGTATCTGAAAAAGATGTGACCGAAAATCCTAAAAAATTAACCTTCGTTCCTGTAGAAGCTGCCCAATTGCCAAGAGCGGTGGAAGACACAGACTTGTCTGCAGTACCGGGCAATTTCGCTTTAGCCGCGAAAATGAATCTTGCAGATGCAGTCCAGCTTGAGGATATGAATGATGTGCATCGCAATCGTGTAGTGATGAATACGAAAGATGCAGATTCAGAGCTCGCGAAGGATATTAAAGAAGTAGTCGAATCTGCAGGATTTGAAAAAGCAATTGATAAAAACTTTCAAGGATTCGGAAAACCTGATTGGATGGAACAGAAGAAATAAAGAGAAAAACCACTTCAAAGGAAGTGGTTTTCTTAAGTAAGAGCTGTTCAATATCTGTTTGCTAAAGCCTCTCAATATTTAGCCGCATAATGTAACCATTGGCCGCGAAACCTTTCGTCCTTTTGCAGGAGCGGATAAAATAAATGCCCCCCGATGATCCCCGCAGCAATTAAAAATATAAGGATCCTTATCTGTCTGTCGGAGCTAATCAGGCGGTTCCGCTTTTCGTGGTGTCCAGCTCCACCGCCTAACTCCTCGGCCAGAACAGATCCGCCAGTAAAGGCAAAAAGCGCCTTTTCTGGCGGATCCTTATCTGTCTGTCGGAGCTAATCAGGCGGTTCCGCTTTTCGTGGTGTCCAGCTCCACCGCCTAACTCCTCGGCCAGAACAGATCCGCCAGTAAAGGCAAAAAGCGCCTTTTCTGGCGGATCCTTATCTGTCTGTCGGAGCTAATCAGGCGGTTCCGCTTTTCGTGGTGTCCAGCTCCACCGCCTAACTCCTCGGCCAGAACAGATCCGCCAGTAAAGGCAAAAAGCGCCTTTTCTGGCGGATCCTTATCTGTCTGTCGGAGCTAATCAGGCGGTTCCGCTTTTCGTGGTGTCCAGCTCCACCGCCTAACTCCTCGGCCAGAACAGATCCGCCAGTAAAGGCAAAAAGCGCCTTTTCTGTCGGATCCTTATCTGTCTGTCGGAGCTAACCAGGCGGTTCCGCTTTTCGTGGTGTCCAGCTCCACCGCCTAACTCCTCGGCCAGAACAGATCCGCCAGTAAAGGCAAAAAGCGCCTTTTCTGTCGGATCCTTATCTGTCTGTCGGAGCTAACCAGGCGGTTCCGCTTTTCGTGGTGTCCAGCTCCACCGCCTAACTCCTCGGCCAGAACAGATCCGCCAGTAAAGGCAAAAAGCGCCTTTTCTGTCGGATCCTTATCTGTCTGTCGGAGCTAACCAGGCGGTTCCGCTTTTCGTCTTAAGCTGTAGTTTTTTTACCTGAATTGCTTTCTTCAACAGCTGTAAAGGATTCAGGATAGCCGTAGCTGCCATGTTCACTCATATCGAGTCCGATCATTTCTTCTTCTTCCGTTACGCGGATTGTGCCCATAACTTGTTTCATCACTTTTAAAATGACGTAGGAGATGACAAACGCGTAAGACGCGCATGATACGATTCCAATCGCTTGAACACCAAGCTGAGCGAAGCCTCCTCCGTAGAATAAACCTGCTAAACCGCCGTTTCGTTCTGAAAGTTCAGGAGTTGCAAAGAAGCCGGTAGATAAAGTTCCCCAGATTCCGGCAGCACCATGAACAGACAGGGCGAAAATCGGATCATCAATTTTAGCTTTATCAAATAGCTTCATGCTGAAATAGACAATGCTCCCGCCGATTAATCCAATTACAACAGCTGCCCAAGGAGCAACAAATGCACAGGACGCTGTAATAGCTACAAGACCTGCAAGTGCGCCATTCAAGGTTGTTGGAATATCCGCTTTTCCTGTCATCATTCGAACAACAATCATTGCAGCAACTGCACCTGCAGCAGCGGCAAGCTGAGTGTTTAATGCTACATAGCCAAAGAATCCGTCTGACACGCCGAATGTGCTTCCTGCGTTAAAACCAAACCATCCAACCCAAAGTATCAGAACTCCTAATGCTGTATACACTTGATTGTGACCGGATAATTGATTCATTGTTCCGTCTTTCCCGTATTTTCCAAGCCTTGGTTTAAGGACAATCGTAGATGCAAGAGCTGCCATTGCGCCAGTTAAATGAACAACAGTAGAGCCTGCAAAGTCCTGTTTGCCTAAATCCTTCAGCCAGCCTGCTCCCCAAATCCAGTGTGCGACAACAGGATAAACTAGAGCTGAAAATAGAACTGCGAAGATTACGTAAGCTGATAATTTAGCACGCTCTGCAAAGCCACCGAAGGCAATTGTCAATGCAATTGCTGCGAATGCCAGCTGGAAAAAGAAATCAACCGAAGTCGTTAATCCGTCCTGCGCAGGTGCTGCATCTCCATAAAAGAAACTAGATAGACCGATGAATTTATTGCCATCCCCATAAATAAATCCATAGCCGGCTGCCCAGAAGACAAGAGATGCAATTCCGATTGTAAAAATTGTTTTACCGGCAATGTGGCCTGCATTTTTCATTCGGGTAGAACCCGCTTCAAGTAAAATGAAGCCACCTTGCATAAGCAGAACCAATATTCCTGCAATAATTACCCACAAATTGTCCATTAACACTAAAGCATCCATAAAAACACGCTCCTTCTTTCAGAATGGTGAACAAGAAATAAATAAGACCAAAGACAGAGAGATATTGATGTTAGGAAATATAACATTTGTTGTTATGTTTATTATCATATGGCATGAATATGCGGAAATCAAGTATTTTTCTGAAAATTTAAATAAAAAAATAGGGAGAATAGACAATTAATTAATGAAGCGATTTCATTTTCTGTTAATTTTTCTTCATAAAAAACCTGACTGATTAAGTCAGGTTCATGATACTGCTTTTGATTGTAAAATAAAGCCTTTATTCACCCATACTTTTGATCTCCATCGAATTAACATCAGGATGCCTCGAAGCCATTCATCAGCTATAAAAGCCACCCATATTCCTGCAAGGCCTAATTCAAAATGTATTCCCAAAAGGTATGCGAGCGGAACGCTTATTCCCCACATCGACAGAATTCCCATATAGACAGGAAATTTGACATCTCCTGTTGCCCTTAAAGCGCTGATAATCACAAGATTAAATGCTCTGCCTGGCTCAAGAATAATCGTCAGCAGCAGAATGGTCGCGCCAATTTGCAGAATTTCCTGATTGCTTGTAAAGATTCCGAATAAGAAATCAGTGGAAATACTGAATACAACAGCAATGGCAGTGGACATTCCAACCGCCCAATAAAGCGTACTGATACATCGTTTATATGCTCTGTCATACTCCCGTGCACCTGCCATTTGACCGATAAGGATCTGATTTCCCTGACTGATGGCTAAACTGAAAAGAAAAATGAACATCATTAAATTTTGGGCGTAAACCTTTGTTGTTAACGCCTCAGCTCCAAGCATTGTAATAAAAATGGTTATGACAATCTGCGATCCATTGTATGACAAATGTTCACCTGCTGAAGGAACGCCGATTTTAAGCAGGTTTTTAAGATGTGATACAGGCAGATTAAAAACTTGGCGAAATTTTTGTTCAAATGAAATTCGTTTTACAAGAAGATAAGAAATAATGATCAGTCCGATGAATCTGGAAGCAACAGTCGAAAATGCAACCCCTTCCACACCAAGAACCGGCAGGCCAAAAGGTCCGTAGATAAAAATATAATTTCCGAAGATATGCAGGATATTCATGCCGATTGTAATGTACATCGTATCTTTTGTGAAGCCGTAGCTTTTTAAAACGGCCCCGATCGTCATAATCAAGGCCTGAATGAAGCATAACCCGCCTACTAAGCGAAGATAATAATTTGCTTCTGGCAGCAATTCGGCAGGAAGGTTCATTATTTTCAGCATGGATTCGCTGAAAACAATCACAATCAGTCCTATCGCAATGCCGAGAATCAGATTGGCTGCAATTGAAACTTGAGAAATCTCAAGCGCACTTTTATTGTTATTTGCACCTATATTTTGAGTGATTAGAACAATGGTGCCAGTTGCTATAAAACCAAACATGACAATCAGTACATTCAAGATCTGATTAGCAACTCCGACAGCTGCAACGGAACTATCTGAGTATTGACTTAGCATGATGGTATCGGCGCTTCCCATCAGCATATGTAAAAATAATTCAATGAATATAGGCCAAGTAAGAGCGAATAATGTCAATTTTCGATCTTTTAATTTTTGAGGCAGGCTAGACACTCCCTTCTGAAAAACACTTATAAAATCATTACTAGTTTACATAGGATCTTATATAATAAAAAGAGATGATTTCGATCATTTTAGGAAAAATACGACCTGAAAAAAGGGAGGACAGCATGACTTACATTGGTTTTGATATTCCTCCGTTTCCAACTTTTATTACAGGAGGAGATGCCATATTTAAAAAAGGAACTAAACATTTTAAACGAGTATTTACCGTCTTTGATATGCTTTATGTTCAGTCAGGAGAGCTTTATATAACTGAAAATGAACAGCCATTTATAATAAAAGAGGGACAATACCTTATATTGATACCCGGGTTTGAGCATTATGGCCATAAAGCCTGCAGGGAGGACACTAGAGTTTTCTGGACTCATTTCAAAATGGAGTTTCCATTTTCTCTTTATGATAAAGGAAATGAAAACTGGGCAGAGGTTCAAACTGTCGACGGGGATTTCGTGGAACCATCTAAATTTCATTTTAAGATTCCTGCTTTTGGGGAATGCATACATAATGACTTTGTAGAAAAGCTGTTTGATAATTTGGTCAGCATGAATCATCAGACCCCTGATTATCCTTTAAGACAGCAGATCTACTTTGAAGAATTGATTCTTCATTTGCAAAAGGAGTCTCTGCAAATACCGAGCGCTGCCGAAAAAGTAGTGGAGGAAACTCTCAGGTTTCTAAGAAAGAATTATCAGGAAGAGATCAAAATGGAGGATTTTGCGAGAGAGCTGCATTTTCATCCGGATTACATCACCCGGTGCATGCAGAAAACGATGGGGGTGACGCCAGTTCAATACTTGAACCACTACAGGATGGAGCAGGCTAAGCGGCTGCTGTCGACTGCGGATTACAAAATTTCATCGATTGCAAAAGAAGTGGGAATCCCTGACGCTGCTTATTTCACTAAAATATTCAAACGTCTGGAGGGTGTATCCCCGCTTGAGTACCGCAAAATCGTTTCAAGAAAGAAATGAAAATTTGATTAAATTGAGCGATAATAGGTGAGGATGGTACTACTTTAAAATGGAGGAGATACAATGCCGACAATACATGTTCCTGGGAAAGGCTCGTTTGAGACAGAAATGGGAAGAAAGCTCGTTTTAGCACTTGAGGATAACGGAATTGACATTCTTCACCGCTGTGGCGGGAAAGCAAAATGCACGTCCTGCCGAGTCGAAATTCTTGAAGGTGATTTTGAGGATTTAACGAATGTAGAAAAAAACGCCTTTGCAGAAAAAGGCGTTGAGGACCATTTGCGTTTATCATGTCAAATCCGTGTGAATGGCGATGTAACCTGCAGGCCGATTATGACCGTTGAAAGCAGAGGCATTGATGCCGGGCCGCGTCCCGAAGAATAATTGATTTGCTAAAAAGAAGGCAGGCTGATTAACAGCCTGCCTTCTTTTTGAACAGTTAACTAATTTTATGATTGGCATGCGTTTTATCGTTTTTCTTATGATATCCTTTGCCGTAATAAAACCCTACAAGAAGCAGGATCCATGCAGGTCCTACAATTAAGGCGATTCTCGTATCCGGGAAAAATGCCATAAGCCCAACCACCAATACAAGAAATGCAAGTGAAAGATATGAGGTGAAAGGATATAGCGGCAGTTTGTATTTTAAATTCTTCGCTTCACCTGGTTTCAGTGATTTACGGAACTTCAGCTGAGAAAGCAGAATCATTGACCATGTCCATATTGCACCGAATGTTGAGATGCTTGTTACATACATAAAGACTTTTTCAGGAACAAGATAGTTTAATACAACACCAATCAGTAATGCTCCTCCAGATGCCAAAATAGCAAAACCAGGAACGCCGCCTTTTGTGAGTTTTTCAAAAGATTTTGGAGCCTCGCCCTGTTCAGCTAGATTAAACAGCATCCGTCCTGTACTGAAGATTCCTCCATTACATGATGATAATGCAGCAGTTAAAACAACGAAGTTAATAATGCCTGCTGCTGCAGGTATACCGATTTTTTCAAAGGTTAAAACGAATGGACTTCCCTGTGTTCCAATTTGATCCCAAGGATAAATGGACATAATAACAAACAGTGCGCCTACGTAGAAAATGAGAATTCTCCAAAAAACAGTATCGATTGCTTTTGTTAACGTTTTTTCTGGATTCTTTACTTCTCCTGCTGTAACTCCAATGAGTTCAATGCCAAGATAAGCAAACATAACCATTTGGAGTGACATCAGGACACCTTTAAAGCCGTTAGGGAAGAATCCTCCATTTTCCCATAAGTTGCTGATGCCTGTCGCGATACCGTCATTTCCGAATCCGAACAAAATCATTCCAAATCCAACAATGATCATAAAAATGATTGCGACTATTTTAATCATTGCAAACCAAAATTCCAATTCACCGAAAAACTTTACAGCGAGAAAATTGACCGTTGTCATAATGACAAGAGCAGCCAGTGCCCAGATCCATCTTGGCACATCAGGATACCAGAACTCCATATAGATGCCGACAGCAGTGATTTCAGCCATACATGTAATCACCCATAAGAACCAGTAGTTCCACCCGGTAATGTATCCTGCGAGCGGTCCCAGATAGTTTCTTGCATATCTGCTGAATGAACCAGCTACAGGATTATGCACGGCCATCTCGCCTAGTGCTCTCATTATAAAGAACATGATCATTCCGCTAAATGCATACGCAAGCAGAATTCCTGGGCCTGCCAATTGAATCGCCTTTGCAGAACCGTAAAACAGACCTACTCCGATAGCAGCTCCCAAAGACATTAGTGAGATATGTCTTGGTTCAAGACCACGCTGAAGTTCTTGATTGTGTTTACTCATTTTTTAATCCTCCTATTGTTAAAGCTGAAGATGAGTGTGAACGCTTTCAAAAGTTATTGGAAAAATAAAACATAATGGATATTGAAAAGCATTACTTCATAAAAGCTGATGATGGATAAAATCATAGCAAAAGAATCGGTGAAAATCAAATATATTAATATAGTAAAATCTGCTTAATAAAGTCGAGTAATTCTATAGGGAAAGAAAAACTGGAAAAAATCATCATGATTTTTTCCAGTTATCCATTAATCTTCAATTAAGAAAAATGCGATTTCGTAAGGCTGAACGTCAACAGTCAGTCTTTTTGCGTTTGCGGCATATTCTTTGCCTGTCATTAAGTCGATTAATTTTTTATCCTTTAAGTCAAAAGGAAGAGCTGCCGTTAACTCTGTTTCTGAATTATTAAGGACTGAAATCATTTTTTGTGCTTCGTTTTGTTTGGTGAAAATGACATGATTGGTTTCATCGTTTGCTTCAACAAACGTAATATCTCCGCCGTTTCCGAATACAGGATATTTCTTGCGGATGCCAATCAGCTTTTTCACATAATTGAAAATGTCCCTGTCCTGCTTTTCCTCATCCCAGATCATGCATTTGCGGCAGCCCGGATCCTGTTCCCCTTCCATGCCGATTTCATCACCGTAATAAATACAAGGAGAGCCGATAAAGCTTAACTGATAGGCAAAAAGCAGCTTAAGCTTCGCTTTGGAATGGTTTGCTGTATTTAAGATGCGCGGAGTATCATGGCTGCCAAGTAAATTGAAGGCCACTTCATTGACGTTTTTCGGATAAGAGTGGAGCACGCTTTCCATAATATTTACGAATTCCTGAGCCCGTACTTTATCATTGGCAATAAAGTTCATTGTGCCCGTAGTAAACGGATAATTCATTACAGCATCAAACTGATCGCCTAAAAGCCATGGCATCGAATCGTGCCAGATTTCTCCTAAGATATAAACATCTTCTTTCTCAGCGCGTACAGCCTGTCTGAATTCACGCCAGAACTGATGGTCCACTTCATTTGCAACATCAAGTCTCCAGCCGTCAATGTCAAATTCGCGAACCCAGTAACGGCCAACCTCAAGCAAGTATTCCTTCACTTCAGGATGTTCAGTATTCAGTTTGGGCATGCTCTCTACAAAAGCAAAAGCATCATAGTTTAATGTATTATCTTCATTTTTCAGCGGGAATTGATGAATATGGAACCAATTTTTATACTTGGAATCCTTTCCATGTTCGAGCACGTCCTGAAATTGAGGGAAGTAATAGCCGCTGTGATTGAAAACCGCATCAAGCATAATTTTAATTCCGTTTTCATGACATGTTTGAACGAGTCGTTTAAACGTCTCTTTATCTCCAAATTGGGGATCGAGCTCCATGTAGTCGATTGTGTCATATTTGTGATTGGAGTACGCTTTAAAAACAGGTGTGAAATAAAGGCCGCTTACGCCTAATTCTTTCAGATAACCGATATTTTTGATAACCCCTTCAAAATCTCCGCCAAAGAAATTGCCGCTCGTCGGCTCCGTAATGCCCCAGTCTAATGTCCCCTCTGGATTAATAGAAGGATCTCCATTTGCAAATCTTTCAGGGAATATTTGATACCAGACTGTATCTTTTACCCATTCTGGTGCTTTAAAGACATCAGCCTTGTTCAAAAAAGGAAACGCAAAATAGGGAGCAGTGTCATCTGTCGTTATTTCATTCATAAACCCTTTTTCTGTATAAATAAGCTTTTCTTCTCCGGAAGACAGCTGAAATCCGTACCGCATCCGGCGGTATTTGGGCCGAACTGCGGCAAACCAGTAATCAAACAGCTCGTCCGAACCGCTTTTATGCATCGTATCCAGTTTGAATTGCCAGCCTTTTTCGCTCCATTCATATGGATCGCCATGAATCAGACTGACAGCGTCAGCATCATTCTTTTTTGTGCGGAGTCTGAGATGCATTGTGTTTTCATCATAAGCATAAGCAAACTGATTTT contains these protein-coding regions:
- a CDS encoding glycoside hydrolase family 13 protein → MLKEAIYHRPKNQFAYAYDENTMHLRLRTKKNDADAVSLIHGDPYEWSEKGWQFKLDTMHKSGSDELFDYWFAAVRPKYRRMRYGFQLSSGEEKLIYTEKGFMNEITTDDTAPYFAFPFLNKADVFKAPEWVKDTVWYQIFPERFANGDPSINPEGTLDWGITEPTSGNFFGGDFEGVIKNIGYLKELGVSGLYFTPVFKAYSNHKYDTIDYMELDPQFGDKETFKRLVQTCHENGIKIMLDAVFNHSGYYFPQFQDVLEHGKDSKYKNWFHIHQFPLKNEDNTLNYDAFAFVESMPKLNTEHPEVKEYLLEVGRYWVREFDIDGWRLDVANEVDHQFWREFRQAVRAEKEDVYILGEIWHDSMPWLLGDQFDAVMNYPFTTGTMNFIANDKVRAQEFVNIMESVLHSYPKNVNEVAFNLLGSHDTPRILNTANHSKAKLKLLFAYQLSFIGSPCIYYGDEIGMEGEQDPGCRKCMIWDEEKQDRDIFNYVKKLIGIRKKYPVFGNGGDITFVEANDETNHVIFTKQNEAQKMISVLNNSETELTAALPFDLKDKKLIDLMTGKEYAANAKRLTVDVQPYEIAFFLIED
- a CDS encoding (2Fe-2S)-binding protein, whose product is MPTIHVPGKGSFETEMGRKLVLALEDNGIDILHRCGGKAKCTSCRVEILEGDFEDLTNVEKNAFAEKGVEDHLRLSCQIRVNGDVTCRPIMTVESRGIDAGPRPEE
- a CDS encoding MATE family efflux transporter, coding for MSSLPQKLKDRKLTLFALTWPIFIELFLHMLMGSADTIMLSQYSDSSVAAVGVANQILNVLIVMFGFIATGTIVLITQNIGANNNKSALEISQVSIAANLILGIAIGLIVIVFSESMLKIMNLPAELLPEANYYLRLVGGLCFIQALIMTIGAVLKSYGFTKDTMYITIGMNILHIFGNYIFIYGPFGLPVLGVEGVAFSTVASRFIGLIIISYLLVKRISFEQKFRQVFNLPVSHLKNLLKIGVPSAGEHLSYNGSQIVITIFITMLGAEALTTKVYAQNLMMFIFLFSLAISQGNQILIGQMAGAREYDRAYKRCISTLYWAVGMSTAIAVVFSISTDFLFGIFTSNQEILQIGATILLLTIILEPGRAFNLVIISALRATGDVKFPVYMGILSMWGISVPLAYLLGIHFELGLAGIWVAFIADEWLRGILMLIRWRSKVWVNKGFILQSKAVS
- a CDS encoding AraC family transcriptional regulator, whose translation is MTYIGFDIPPFPTFITGGDAIFKKGTKHFKRVFTVFDMLYVQSGELYITENEQPFIIKEGQYLILIPGFEHYGHKACREDTRVFWTHFKMEFPFSLYDKGNENWAEVQTVDGDFVEPSKFHFKIPAFGECIHNDFVEKLFDNLVSMNHQTPDYPLRQQIYFEELILHLQKESLQIPSAAEKVVEETLRFLRKNYQEEIKMEDFARELHFHPDYITRCMQKTMGVTPVQYLNHYRMEQAKRLLSTADYKISSIAKEVGIPDAAYFTKIFKRLEGVSPLEYRKIVSRKK
- a CDS encoding amino acid permease, with the translated sequence MSKHNQELQRGLEPRHISLMSLGAAIGVGLFYGSAKAIQLAGPGILLAYAFSGMIMFFIMRALGEMAVHNPVAGSFSRYARNYLGPLAGYITGWNYWFLWVITCMAEITAVGIYMEFWYPDVPRWIWALAALVIMTTVNFLAVKFFGELEFWFAMIKIVAIIFMIIVGFGMILFGFGNDGIATGISNLWENGGFFPNGFKGVLMSLQMVMFAYLGIELIGVTAGEVKNPEKTLTKAIDTVFWRILIFYVGALFVIMSIYPWDQIGTQGSPFVLTFEKIGIPAAAGIINFVVLTAALSSCNGGIFSTGRMLFNLAEQGEAPKSFEKLTKGGVPGFAILASGGALLIGVVLNYLVPEKVFMYVTSISTFGAIWTWSMILLSQLKFRKSLKPGEAKNLKYKLPLYPFTSYLSLAFLVLVVGLMAFFPDTRIALIVGPAWILLLVGFYYGKGYHKKNDKTHANHKIS
- a CDS encoding MetQ/NlpA family ABC transporter substrate-binding protein; amino-acid sequence: MKKTVLALIVLVMGVLSACGAEGSNGEKKSIKIGASAGPYTDMAELAIKPGLEEKGYEVEVVQFNDYIQPNQALGNDELDANLFQHKIYMETFAKQSKLDLSEVITVPTAPMGIYSEKVKSLSEVKEGATVAIPNDPTNAARALQILKDGGLVELNEDVSPIQVSEKDVTENPKKLTFVPVEAAQLPRAVEDTDLSAVPGNFALAAKMNLADAVQLEDMNDVHRNRVVMNTKDADSELAKDIKEVVESAGFEKAIDKNFQGFGKPDWMEQKK
- a CDS encoding ammonium transporter, yielding MDALVLMDNLWVIIAGILVLLMQGGFILLEAGSTRMKNAGHIAGKTIFTIGIASLVFWAAGYGFIYGDGNKFIGLSSFFYGDAAPAQDGLTTSVDFFFQLAFAAIALTIAFGGFAERAKLSAYVIFAVLFSALVYPVVAHWIWGAGWLKDLGKQDFAGSTVVHLTGAMAALASTIVLKPRLGKYGKDGTMNQLSGHNQVYTALGVLILWVGWFGFNAGSTFGVSDGFFGYVALNTQLAAAAGAVAAMIVVRMMTGKADIPTTLNGALAGLVAITASCAFVAPWAAVVIGLIGGSIVYFSMKLFDKAKIDDPIFALSVHGAAGIWGTLSTGFFATPELSERNGGLAGLFYGGGFAQLGVQAIGIVSCASYAFVISYVILKVMKQVMGTIRVTEEEEMIGLDMSEHGSYGYPESFTAVEESNSGKKTTA